Below is a genomic region from Constrictibacter sp. MBR-5.
GGTCGAGGCGCGCATGTCCGAGGAGATGGGCAAGCTCACCGGCGGCCTGCCGCTGCCGCCCGGCTTCAAGCTGCCCTTCTGAGGCGGGCCGTCCCGAGCGCTCCCGTAGAGGTGGCGGACCCCGCGTGGCCCTCTCCGACGTCGACCGGCTGATCCAGCTGCTGGCGCGCCTGCCCGGCCTCGGGCCGCGCTCGGCGCGCCGTGCCGTGCTGCACCTGCTGAAGCGGCGCGAGACCCTGCTGGAGCCGCTGGCGCGCGCCATGACCGAGGCGGCGGCCTCGGTGCGTACCTGCTCGGTCTGCGGCAACCTGGACGCCACCGACCCCTGCGCCATCTGCCGCGACCCGGCGCGCGACCATGCCGCCATCTGCGTCGTCGAGGGCGTCGGCGACCTCTGGGCGCTGGAGCGCGCGGGCGGCTTCCGCGGCCGCTACCACGTCCTCGGCGGCACGCTCTCGGCGCTCGACGGCGTCGGGCCGGACGACCTGCGCATCCCGGCCCTGCTCGGCCGCATCGCCTCCGGCGCGGTGACCGAGGTGGTGCTCGCCACCAACGCCACCGTCGACGGCCAGACCACCGCCCACTACATCGCCGAACGCCTGTCGGACAGCGGTGTCGCGGTCACCCGCCTGGCACACGGCGTCCCCGTCGGCGGGGAACTCGACTATCTCGACGACGGCACCCTGACGGCGGCGTTCAAGGCGCGGCGACCGGTTTGAGGGGGCGGTCGGGCCGCCGAAGTGGCCGCCATGTCCACTTGCCCCCTCCGCCCCCTTACGGCCAAGCCCGCCAC
It encodes:
- the recR gene encoding recombination mediator RecR, giving the protein MALSDVDRLIQLLARLPGLGPRSARRAVLHLLKRRETLLEPLARAMTEAAASVRTCSVCGNLDATDPCAICRDPARDHAAICVVEGVGDLWALERAGGFRGRYHVLGGTLSALDGVGPDDLRIPALLGRIASGAVTEVVLATNATVDGQTTAHYIAERLSDSGVAVTRLAHGVPVGGELDYLDDGTLTAAFKARRPV